One Tubulanus polymorphus chromosome 5, tnTubPoly1.2, whole genome shotgun sequence DNA segment encodes these proteins:
- the LOC141905398 gene encoding uncharacterized protein LOC141905398 isoform X1 — translation MGNNKMVSRPLYQKKLRITWACSAQLYKPLKCYVCVHADGAHDGAPYNPDGLLKSFPSRPGFDFSKFVPHKFSQRCSEIYQIDPRYLSGRQWTGAPIQSYWPQFETECETAYDGLVMKGFCMKKELYVGNNKMIIRYCQPFLDGMCPYDTWDRESQTTCCKDRPRCNRSSSLPSAINWLMVITCSLISLLTLKSRTDF, via the exons ATGGGAAATAATAAGATGGTTTCGAGACCTCTATATCAGAAAAAGTTGAGAATAACTTGGG CCTGCAGTGCTCAGTTATATAAACCTCTGAAATGTTACGTTTGCGTGCACGCCGACGGGGCCCACGACGGAGCGCCGTACAATCCTGACGGTTTGTTGAAAAGTTTTCCATCGAGACCCGGTTtcgatttttcgaaattcgtCCCGCACAAGTTTAGCCAAAGATGCAGCGAGATTTATCAGATCGACCCGCGCTATCTGAGCGGTAGACAGTGGACCGGAGCGCCCATCCAATCTTACTGGCCTCAGTTCGAGACAGAGTGTGAAACTGCCTATGACGGATTAGTAATGAAAGGCTTTTGCATG aaaaaggaATTGTATGTCGGTAACAACAAGATGATTATTAGATATTGTCAGCCATTTTTGGACGGCATGTGCCCGTACGACACGTGGGATAGAGAAAGTCAGACGACATGCTGCAAGGACCGTCCGCGTTGTAACCGATCATCCTCACTTCCGTCCGCAATCAATTGGTTAATGGTGATCACGTGCTCGTTAATCTCGTTGTTGACTTTAAAATCACGGACAGATTTTTAA
- the LOC141905398 gene encoding uncharacterized protein LOC141905398 isoform X2, with the protein MNSTQILSRLFAVLTVIITACSAQLYKPLKCYVCVHADGAHDGAPYNPDGLLKSFPSRPGFDFSKFVPHKFSQRCSEIYQIDPRYLSGRQWTGAPIQSYWPQFETECETAYDGLVMKGFCMKKELYVGNNKMIIRYCQPFLDGMCPYDTWDRESQTTCCKDRPRCNRSSSLPSAINWLMVITCSLISLLTLKSRTDF; encoded by the exons CCTGCAGTGCTCAGTTATATAAACCTCTGAAATGTTACGTTTGCGTGCACGCCGACGGGGCCCACGACGGAGCGCCGTACAATCCTGACGGTTTGTTGAAAAGTTTTCCATCGAGACCCGGTTtcgatttttcgaaattcgtCCCGCACAAGTTTAGCCAAAGATGCAGCGAGATTTATCAGATCGACCCGCGCTATCTGAGCGGTAGACAGTGGACCGGAGCGCCCATCCAATCTTACTGGCCTCAGTTCGAGACAGAGTGTGAAACTGCCTATGACGGATTAGTAATGAAAGGCTTTTGCATG aaaaaggaATTGTATGTCGGTAACAACAAGATGATTATTAGATATTGTCAGCCATTTTTGGACGGCATGTGCCCGTACGACACGTGGGATAGAGAAAGTCAGACGACATGCTGCAAGGACCGTCCGCGTTGTAACCGATCATCCTCACTTCCGTCCGCAATCAATTGGTTAATGGTGATCACGTGCTCGTTAATCTCGTTGTTGACTTTAAAATCACGGACAGATTTTTAA